A stretch of Neisseria subflava DNA encodes these proteins:
- a CDS encoding acetate kinase, with protein sequence MSNQLILVLNCGSSSLKGAVIDRKNGKVLLSCLGERLGTPEAVITFSKDGKKCQAPLAGRNCHAGAVGMLLKELEKHGLHDRIKAIGHRIAHGGEKYSESVLIDQAVMDELNACIPLAPLHNPANINGILAAQEHFPGLPNVGVMDTSFHQTMPERAYTYAVPRELRKKYAFRRYGFHGTSMRYVAPEAARILGKPLEDIRMIIAHLGNGASITAIRNGKSVDTSMGFTPIEGLVMGTRCGDIDPGVYSYLTSHAGLDVAQVDEMLNKKSGLLGISELSNDCRSLEIAADEGHEGARLALEVMTYRLAKYIASMAVACGGVDALVFTGGIGENSRNIRAKTVSYLDFLGLHIDTKANMDKRYGNSGIISPTGSMPAVLVVPTNEELMIAHDTAQLAGFMEEAG encoded by the coding sequence ATGTCCAACCAACTCATTCTAGTTCTGAACTGCGGCAGCTCTTCACTCAAAGGTGCCGTTATCGACCGTAAAAACGGTAAAGTTCTCTTAAGCTGTCTCGGCGAACGTTTGGGTACGCCCGAAGCAGTCATTACGTTCAGCAAAGACGGTAAAAAATGCCAAGCTCCCTTGGCAGGGCGCAACTGTCACGCCGGTGCGGTAGGTATGCTGTTGAAAGAGCTTGAAAAACACGGCCTGCACGACCGTATTAAAGCCATCGGCCACCGTATCGCACACGGCGGCGAAAAATACAGCGAGTCTGTTTTGATCGACCAAGCAGTCATGGACGAACTCAATGCCTGCATTCCGCTCGCTCCGCTGCATAACCCTGCCAATATCAACGGTATTTTGGCTGCGCAAGAACACTTCCCGGGTCTGCCCAATGTCGGCGTGATGGATACCTCGTTCCACCAAACCATGCCGGAGCGCGCCTACACTTATGCCGTTCCGCGCGAATTGCGTAAAAAATACGCTTTCCGCCGCTACGGTTTCCACGGTACCAGTATGCGTTACGTTGCCCCTGAAGCAGCACGCATCTTGGGCAAACCGTTGGAAGACATTCGCATGATTATTGCCCACTTAGGCAACGGCGCATCCATTACCGCCATCCGAAACGGCAAATCCGTTGACACCAGTATGGGCTTCACGCCGATCGAAGGTTTGGTAATGGGTACACGTTGCGGCGACATCGACCCGGGCGTATACAGCTATCTGACTTCACACGCCGGTTTGGATGTTGCCCAAGTTGATGAAATGCTGAACAAAAAATCAGGCTTGCTCGGTATTTCCGAACTCTCCAACGACTGCCGTTCTTTGGAAATCGCTGCGGACGAAGGTCATGAAGGCGCACGTTTGGCTCTGGAAGTCATGACTTACCGCCTTGCCAAATACATTGCTTCGATGGCTGTGGCTTGTGGCGGCGTTGACGCGCTCGTGTTTACCGGCGGTATCGGCGAAAACTCGCGTAATATCCGCGCTAAAACTGTTTCCTACTTGGATTTCTTAGGTCTGCACATCGACACCAAAGCCAATATGGACAAACGCTACGGAAACTCCGGTATCATCAGCCCGACAGGTTCTATGCCGGCTGTTTTGGTCGTTCCAACCAATGAAGAGCTGATGATTGCCCACGATACTGCTCAGTTGGCCGGCTTTATGGAAGAAGCAGGCTAG
- the purM gene encoding phosphoribosylformylglycinamidine cyclo-ligase: protein MSTSLSYRDAGVDIDAGDQLVENIKPFAKRTMRPEVLGDLGGFGALVEIGKKYKNPVLVSGTDGVGTKLKLAFDWDKHDTVGIDLVAMSVNDILVQGAEPLFFLDYFACGKLDVARATDVIKGIAQGCEESGCALIGGETAEMPGMYPEGEYDLAGFAVGVVEKERVINGRSIQAGDVVLGLASNGAHSNGYSLVRKIIERDNPDLDAEFDNGKTLREAIIAPTRLYVKPILAALEKFTIKGMAHITGGGITENVPRVLPENTVAQIDAKAWELPKLFQWLQKAGNVETQEMYRTFNCGIGMVVIIAKEDADAVQAFLSEQGETVYRLGAVRERNGDEHQTQVA from the coding sequence ATGAGCACTTCTTTGAGCTATCGTGACGCAGGCGTGGATATCGACGCAGGCGATCAACTGGTCGAAAACATCAAACCTTTTGCCAAGCGTACTATGCGCCCTGAAGTGTTGGGTGATTTGGGCGGTTTCGGCGCTTTGGTCGAAATCGGCAAAAAATACAAAAATCCGGTATTGGTTTCCGGTACGGACGGCGTCGGTACCAAGCTGAAACTGGCATTCGACTGGGACAAACACGATACCGTCGGCATCGATTTGGTTGCCATGAGCGTCAACGACATTTTGGTTCAAGGTGCGGAACCTTTGTTCTTCTTGGACTATTTCGCTTGCGGCAAGCTGGATGTTGCCCGCGCGACTGATGTGATTAAAGGCATTGCCCAAGGCTGCGAAGAATCCGGTTGCGCTTTGATTGGCGGTGAAACTGCCGAAATGCCGGGCATGTATCCCGAAGGCGAATACGACTTGGCCGGTTTTGCCGTCGGCGTGGTTGAAAAAGAACGCGTCATCAACGGCCGCAGCATTCAGGCCGGAGACGTTGTTTTGGGCTTGGCTTCCAACGGCGCACACTCCAACGGCTATTCGTTGGTACGTAAAATCATCGAGCGCGACAATCCCGATTTGGACGCGGAATTTGACAACGGTAAAACATTGCGCGAAGCCATCATTGCCCCTACCCGCCTGTATGTGAAACCTATCCTTGCCGCTTTGGAAAAATTCACCATTAAAGGCATGGCCCATATTACCGGCGGCGGCATTACCGAAAACGTACCTCGCGTTTTGCCTGAAAATACCGTCGCACAAATCGATGCCAAAGCGTGGGAATTGCCTAAACTGTTCCAATGGCTGCAAAAAGCAGGCAATGTGGAAACCCAAGAAATGTACCGTACATTCAACTGCGGTATCGGCATGGTCGTTATCATTGCCAAAGAAGATGCCGATGCAGTACAGGCATTCTTGAGCGAACAAGGCGAAACCGTTTACCGTTTGGGCGCAGTTCGTGAGCGCAACGGCGACGAACATCAAACTCAAGTGGCTTGA
- a CDS encoding AI-2E family transporter, with the protein MYQKKTRGAKPWIIMACVIAAFIWLLYALGDVLTPFIVAAVLAYVLNPLVEWLQLKRIRRAPASMIIMAFALLVLLSLVLIIVPMLLNQFNNLAERLPQIVGFVQNKLLPWLNSVSGDYIQIDQESIIAWLQSHTDELSNTLKEWIPTLMRQSGNVISGVSNLVLLPLLLYYFLLDWKRWSSGISKLVPRRFIETYTRISSNMDEVLGEFLRGQLMVMMIMGLIYGLGLMLVGLDSGFAIGMIAGILVFIPYLGAFTGLLLATVAALLQYGSWQGLLMVWAVFGVGQFLESYFITPKIVGDRIGLSPFWVIFSLMAFGQLMGFVGMLAGLPLAAVTLVLLREGASAYFGSRFYKHK; encoded by the coding sequence ATGTATCAAAAGAAAACGCGCGGCGCAAAACCGTGGATTATTATGGCTTGCGTCATCGCAGCCTTTATTTGGCTTTTATATGCTTTGGGCGATGTTTTGACACCGTTTATTGTGGCCGCCGTTTTGGCCTATGTTTTGAATCCCTTGGTTGAGTGGCTGCAATTGAAGCGTATCCGTCGCGCGCCGGCCTCTATGATTATTATGGCGTTTGCCTTGCTGGTATTGCTGTCGTTGGTACTGATTATCGTGCCTATGTTGTTGAACCAGTTTAACAATCTGGCCGAACGCCTGCCACAAATCGTAGGCTTTGTTCAAAACAAATTGCTGCCGTGGCTCAATAGCGTCAGCGGGGATTATATTCAAATCGATCAAGAATCAATTATTGCATGGTTGCAGTCGCATACGGATGAGTTGAGCAATACGCTTAAAGAATGGATTCCTACCTTGATGCGTCAAAGCGGCAACGTGATCAGCGGCGTCAGCAATTTGGTGTTGTTGCCTTTGTTGCTGTATTACTTCTTGTTGGATTGGAAACGTTGGTCTTCCGGAATCAGCAAATTGGTTCCGCGTCGTTTTATCGAAACCTACACGCGTATCAGCAGCAATATGGATGAAGTTTTGGGCGAGTTCCTGCGCGGCCAGCTGATGGTTATGATGATTATGGGCTTGATCTATGGCTTGGGCTTGATGCTGGTCGGTTTGGATTCCGGCTTTGCCATCGGTATGATTGCCGGTATTTTGGTATTTATTCCGTATTTGGGTGCATTTACCGGCCTTTTGCTGGCAACAGTTGCCGCACTTTTGCAATATGGCTCATGGCAGGGCTTGTTGATGGTCTGGGCTGTATTCGGTGTCGGACAATTCTTGGAAAGCTATTTCATTACACCTAAAATCGTCGGTGATCGCATTGGTTTGTCTCCGTTCTGGGTGATTTTCTCGTTGATGGCTTTCGGACAACTGATGGGTTTTGTCGGTATGCTTGCCGGCCTGCCGCTTGCCGCTGTAACGCTGGTTTTATTGCGTGAAGGCGCATCTGCCTATTTCGGCAGCCGTTTCTACAAACATAAATAA
- a CDS encoding S-methyl-5'-thioinosine phosphorylase encodes MLAIIGGSGLTKLPELEITERKIVRTPYGLTSSPILFGRLGRLDIVFLARHGFSHTIAPHEINYRANIWALHSLGVENIIAISSVVGINPDFENGSLVLPDDLIDYTYGRKDTFFEGQECPVVHTDFFNPYCDELRQELLNITKAHNVPIYDSAVYGCLQGPRRPTRAEIARYRRDGVDVLGMTGMPEAVLARELKMAYAHFCSVSSIDCFDNGKGNEGCNEQVSMTMTKIRQLLNGL; translated from the coding sequence ATGTTAGCCATTATTGGTGGCAGCGGTTTGACCAAACTGCCGGAACTCGAAATTACTGAACGAAAAATCGTACGCACCCCTTACGGCTTAACCAGCAGCCCTATTTTGTTCGGCAGGTTGGGGCGCTTGGATATTGTTTTCCTCGCCCGACACGGCTTCAGTCATACCATCGCGCCGCATGAAATCAACTACCGCGCCAATATCTGGGCGTTGCACTCTTTAGGCGTCGAAAACATCATTGCCATTTCTTCAGTCGTCGGTATCAATCCTGATTTTGAAAACGGCAGTCTGGTGTTGCCGGACGATTTGATCGACTATACCTATGGCCGTAAAGATACTTTTTTTGAAGGCCAAGAATGTCCGGTTGTCCATACCGATTTTTTCAACCCTTATTGCGATGAATTGCGACAAGAATTGTTGAATATCACGAAAGCGCACAATGTGCCGATTTACGACTCCGCCGTTTATGGCTGCCTGCAAGGCCCGCGCCGTCCGACCCGCGCAGAAATCGCCCGTTATCGACGTGACGGCGTAGATGTACTCGGTATGACCGGCATGCCTGAAGCCGTTTTGGCTAGGGAGTTAAAAATGGCCTATGCCCACTTTTGCAGCGTCAGCAGTATTGATTGCTTTGATAATGGAAAAGGAAATGAAGGCTGTAACGAACAGGTTTCTATGACAATGACCAAAATCCGACAATTATTGAATGGTTTGTAA
- a CDS encoding homoserine dehydrogenase: MKPVNIGLLGLGTVGGGTATVLQDNAAEISRRLGREVRISAVCDLSEEKAKQICPNAVFIKDPFELVQHQNVDVVVELFGGTGIAKDVVLKAIENGKHIVTANKKLLAEYGNEIFPLAEEKNVMVQFEAAVAGGIPIIKALREGLAANQIRSIAGIINGTSNFILTEMREKGSAFADVLKEAQALGYAEADPTFDIEGHDAGHKITIMSALAFGTPMNFSACYLEGISKLDSRDIKYAEEFGYRIKLLGITRKTDKGIELRVHPTLIPESRLLANVNGVMNAVRVNADMVGETLYYGAGAGALPTASAVVADIIDIARLIEAETDHRVPHLAFQPSQVQAQNILPMDEITSSYYLRVQATDEPGTLGQIAALLAKENVSIEALIQKGVINQSTAEIVILTHTTVEHNVKRAIAAIEALSCVDAPITMIRMESLHD; the protein is encoded by the coding sequence ATGAAGCCAGTAAATATCGGTCTTTTAGGTTTGGGTACAGTCGGTGGCGGTACGGCCACTGTATTGCAGGACAACGCTGCGGAAATTAGCCGCCGCTTGGGACGTGAAGTCCGTATTTCTGCTGTTTGTGATTTGAGCGAAGAAAAAGCCAAACAAATTTGCCCGAATGCTGTTTTTATCAAAGATCCGTTTGAGCTGGTTCAACATCAAAATGTTGATGTTGTTGTTGAATTATTTGGTGGTACAGGTATTGCCAAAGATGTGGTATTGAAAGCAATTGAAAACGGCAAACACATTGTTACCGCCAATAAAAAACTGCTGGCTGAATACGGCAATGAAATTTTCCCTTTGGCGGAAGAAAAAAATGTCATGGTGCAGTTTGAAGCTGCTGTTGCCGGCGGTATCCCTATCATCAAGGCTTTGCGTGAAGGCTTGGCTGCAAACCAAATCCGCAGTATTGCCGGTATTATTAATGGTACCAGCAACTTCATTCTTACTGAAATGCGCGAAAAAGGCAGCGCGTTTGCAGACGTATTGAAAGAAGCTCAAGCTTTGGGCTATGCAGAAGCTGACCCTACTTTTGATATCGAAGGTCATGATGCCGGCCATAAAATCACTATCATGAGCGCATTGGCATTCGGTACACCAATGAATTTTTCTGCCTGCTATTTGGAAGGCATCAGCAAACTCGACAGCCGTGATATCAAATACGCTGAAGAGTTTGGCTATCGCATCAAATTATTGGGTATTACCCGTAAAACCGACAAAGGCATCGAGTTGCGTGTACACCCTACTCTGATTCCTGAAAGCCGTCTGTTGGCTAACGTTAACGGCGTGATGAATGCCGTCCGTGTCAATGCCGATATGGTTGGAGAAACCTTGTATTATGGTGCGGGCGCCGGTGCATTGCCGACTGCTTCTGCCGTGGTTGCCGACATTATTGATATTGCCCGCCTGATTGAAGCAGAAACTGACCATCGTGTTCCTCACTTGGCATTCCAGCCTTCACAAGTTCAAGCGCAAAATATTCTGCCTATGGATGAAATTACCAGCAGCTACTATCTGCGCGTTCAAGCAACTGACGAACCTGGCACTTTGGGTCAAATTGCCGCACTCTTGGCCAAAGAAAATGTTTCTATCGAGGCTCTGATTCAAAAAGGCGTGATCAATCAAAGCACTGCCGAAATTGTGATTCTGACCCACACCACAGTGGAACACAATGTCAAACGTGCTATCGCAGCGATTGAGGCTCTGAGCTGCGTGGATGCTCCAATCACCATGATCCGCATGGAAAGCCTGCATGACTGA
- a CDS encoding Mth938-like domain-containing protein: MKITENHIDETASFFSSSQGILQIGEQSYSEPICWQDGKVSIIPQTTIEELNEQIFISAIKTAENRPEVIIIGTGVKQKFLHPKIAAALSAYGIGFECMNTASACRTLVLLQGEGRSTWAWLWP; this comes from the coding sequence ATGAAAATCACAGAAAACCATATTGATGAAACCGCATCATTTTTTTCATCCTCACAAGGCATATTGCAAATCGGTGAACAATCATATTCAGAACCTATTTGCTGGCAAGATGGCAAAGTGAGCATCATTCCTCAAACAACCATCGAAGAATTAAACGAACAAATTTTTATATCAGCAATTAAAACAGCAGAAAACCGTCCAGAAGTCATTATCATAGGTACAGGAGTAAAACAAAAATTTCTGCATCCCAAAATTGCAGCAGCCTTATCAGCTTACGGAATCGGTTTCGAATGCATGAACACAGCTTCAGCTTGTAGAACTTTAGTTTTACTGCAAGGAGAAGGCCGAAGCACATGGGCTTGGTTGTGGCCATAA
- a CDS encoding RHS repeat domain-containing protein, with product MVYYQLDHLGTPIAEHNAKGEAVWTVEYEAWGRIRNETVSDGLKADIPFRFQGQYYDEESGLHYNRFVITTKRMLDEIERTGDLTTRDLLRKSWSI from the coding sequence TTGGTTTATTACCAACTCGACCATCTCGGCACACCGATTGCCGAACACAATGCAAAAGGCGAAGCCGTATGGACGGTGGAATACGAAGCATGGGGCAGAATCCGTAACGAAACCGTTTCAGACGGCCTCAAAGCCGACATTCCATTCCGCTTCCAAGGTCAGTATTACGACGAAGAAAGCGGGCTGCACTACAACCGTTTTGTTATTACAACTAAAAGAATGCTGGATGAAATTGAAAGAACCGGGGATTTAACAACAAGGGATTTATTGAGAAAAAGCTGGAGCATTTGA
- a CDS encoding NAD(P)H-binding protein, whose protein sequence is MQLIFGANGPSGRAYIRTLTDSADTVAVLRRPSEDSFFAEHNIQTVVADALDADALDKALAQYRPDTVISFVGGKNEEGIRSDALGNINIIAATKAANPQARFVLITSMGCGEQWDMMSEPFKQALGEAVRAKTEAEIYLKQSGLNWTILRPCGLADGEDNAYTLTQNAQEIPQKYMTRNGLAAAVAAIVGQVDSKGETYSVGAA, encoded by the coding sequence ATGCAACTCATCTTCGGAGCCAACGGCCCGTCCGGCCGCGCCTATATCCGCACATTGACTGACTCAGCTGATACCGTTGCCGTATTGAGAAGGCCGTCTGAAGACAGCTTTTTTGCCGAACACAATATTCAAACCGTCGTCGCCGATGCGCTTGATGCCGACGCGCTCGATAAAGCGTTGGCACAATATCGTCCCGATACCGTGATCAGTTTTGTCGGCGGCAAAAACGAAGAGGGCATCCGCAGCGATGCGCTGGGCAATATCAACATCATTGCCGCTACGAAAGCCGCCAATCCGCAAGCCCGCTTTGTACTGATTACCAGCATGGGCTGTGGTGAACAATGGGACATGATGAGCGAGCCGTTCAAACAGGCACTCGGCGAAGCCGTCCGTGCTAAAACAGAAGCCGAAATCTATCTCAAACAAAGTGGTTTGAATTGGACCATCTTGCGCCCCTGCGGCCTTGCCGATGGCGAAGATAATGCCTATACCTTGACACAAAATGCCCAAGAAATTCCGCAAAAATACATGACGCGCAACGGCTTGGCCGCCGCTGTTGCTGCCATTGTCGGCCAAGTGGACAGCAAGGGCGAAACGTATAGCGTTGGTGCGGCATAA
- the hutW gene encoding heme anaerobic degradation radical SAM methyltransferase ChuW/HutW, translated as MVQQLVWTPKQSAPKAFPERQALMPVWGGVPMPRPQWQNIWKKRLPHATDVDALAYLHIPFCANHCVFCGFYRNAWKDSQSSVYTDKIIEEMAAEAEARTGKGKIRAVYFGGGTPTALLTEDLVRLIRACYQYLPLAEDCEFTIEGRMSHFDLEKAQACIEAGANRISIGVQTFNTAIRRRLGRKHSGDEAFEYLAKLCELDAVIVADLMFGLPNQTDEVWQNDIARAAELPLSGLDTYAFNLYPMLPINRMIEKGAFPTPPGFDIQADQYAYTVETLLEKGWEQVSNSHFAYPGRGERNRYNTLIKSDIPCLAFGSGAGGNFGGFSYQVQGDLESYLATPKGEKNIAFMSGHSPNKALLSKVQHDIETGRLNPLLFDGNKAAQKLIAQWQEMQLFKEPDSDGLIRLNTSGRYWSPTLIRKLMLTLPTQEKDQTMQKLSAEQQTMLRQSLEKNPGQVLEMLAAQNQCSFEDVIRCLPEENVRQTEGSRIVEILQAIAAWNESVTFIAHTPDAIVEVSGKLPNGKVGRGFYNFDHPETDGGVHGHIYYENCASIYLLERPFMGKATCSLNFINRNGGAMFKIFVGRDEAGELKQHQIEAMRKLFDAA; from the coding sequence ATGGTACAGCAGCTTGTTTGGACTCCGAAACAATCCGCGCCCAAGGCATTTCCTGAACGTCAGGCATTAATGCCCGTTTGGGGCGGTGTTCCAATGCCGCGTCCCCAGTGGCAGAACATTTGGAAGAAAAGGCTTCCCCATGCAACTGATGTGGACGCGCTTGCTTATCTGCATATTCCATTTTGCGCCAACCATTGCGTTTTTTGCGGCTTCTACCGTAATGCGTGGAAGGACAGCCAAAGCAGCGTATATACCGACAAAATTATCGAAGAAATGGCCGCTGAAGCCGAAGCCCGTACAGGCAAGGGCAAAATCCGAGCCGTTTATTTCGGGGGCGGCACGCCGACCGCGTTGCTTACGGAAGACCTCGTCCGCCTGATTCGTGCCTGCTACCAATATCTGCCGCTTGCCGAAGATTGCGAGTTCACCATCGAAGGGCGCATGAGCCATTTCGATTTGGAAAAAGCACAGGCCTGCATCGAAGCAGGCGCCAACCGCATTTCCATCGGCGTGCAAACCTTCAATACCGCCATCCGCCGCCGTCTCGGCCGCAAACACAGCGGCGACGAGGCGTTTGAATATTTGGCAAAATTGTGCGAACTCGATGCCGTGATTGTGGCCGATTTGATGTTCGGCCTGCCCAATCAAACCGATGAAGTTTGGCAAAACGATATCGCCCGCGCCGCCGAGCTGCCTCTGTCCGGTCTGGATACGTACGCGTTCAACCTTTATCCCATGCTGCCCATCAACCGCATGATTGAAAAAGGTGCATTTCCGACACCGCCGGGTTTTGATATTCAGGCAGACCAATATGCCTACACGGTTGAAACACTGCTGGAAAAAGGCTGGGAACAGGTCAGCAACAGCCACTTCGCCTATCCCGGCCGCGGCGAGCGCAACCGCTACAATACCCTGATCAAATCCGACATTCCCTGTTTGGCGTTCGGCTCCGGCGCAGGCGGTAACTTCGGCGGTTTCAGTTATCAGGTGCAGGGTGATTTGGAGAGTTATCTCGCCACGCCGAAAGGCGAGAAAAACATCGCGTTTATGAGCGGCCATAGTCCAAATAAAGCACTGCTCAGCAAAGTCCAGCACGATATTGAAACAGGCCGTCTGAATCCATTATTGTTTGACGGCAACAAAGCAGCGCAAAAGCTGATTGCCCAATGGCAGGAAATGCAGCTTTTTAAAGAACCCGATTCAGACGGCCTGATCCGTTTGAATACCAGCGGCCGTTATTGGTCGCCCACCCTTATCCGCAAACTCATGCTCACTCTTCCGACTCAAGAAAAGGATCAAACCATGCAAAAACTTTCAGCCGAACAACAAACCATGTTGCGTCAATCATTGGAAAAAAATCCCGGCCAAGTACTGGAAATGCTGGCCGCGCAAAACCAATGCAGTTTTGAAGACGTTATCCGCTGTCTACCAGAAGAGAACGTGCGCCAAACCGAAGGCAGCCGCATAGTCGAAATCCTCCAAGCCATCGCAGCATGGAATGAATCCGTTACCTTCATCGCCCACACCCCCGATGCCATCGTCGAAGTCAGCGGCAAACTGCCAAACGGCAAAGTCGGCCGCGGTTTCTACAACTTTGACCATCCTGAAACCGACGGCGGCGTACACGGTCATATCTATTACGAAAACTGCGCCTCCATCTACCTTTTGGAACGCCCGTTCATGGGCAAAGCCACTTGCTCGCTCAACTTTATCAACCGCAACGGCGGCGCCATGTTTAAAATTTTCGTCGGCCGCGATGAAGCAGGCGAGTTGAAACAACACCAAATCGAAGCCATGCGCAAATTATTTGATGCCGCTTAA